A region of Acidithiobacillus ferridurans DNA encodes the following proteins:
- a CDS encoding superoxide dismutase yields the protein MSEYSVREELKPGGLDGISDAQITDHWGLYVGYVNQSNALHKELAEMRAAGKTGSLAYADRRRRFGFEYNGMVLHEYYFAQLKPGSSIDQAPGFKAAVTEQFGSAEVWHEDLVSAAKSRSVGWAIAYYDGTTGQINNHFVQLHEDGNVSGFVPLVIVDVFEHAYMVDWKALGRADYLAAVHKNMNWGVVEARFQAARSGQIFKRF from the coding sequence ATGTCCGAATATAGCGTGCGCGAAGAATTGAAGCCCGGCGGCTTGGATGGCATCTCCGATGCCCAAATTACGGATCACTGGGGCCTTTATGTCGGTTATGTCAACCAGAGCAATGCGTTGCACAAAGAGCTGGCAGAAATGCGGGCGGCGGGTAAAACCGGTTCCCTCGCCTATGCAGATCGCCGTAGGCGCTTTGGCTTTGAGTATAACGGCATGGTTTTACATGAGTATTATTTTGCGCAACTGAAGCCGGGCAGCAGCATCGATCAGGCCCCCGGCTTCAAGGCAGCGGTCACGGAACAGTTTGGCAGTGCTGAGGTATGGCACGAAGATCTGGTGTCTGCCGCCAAGAGCCGGAGCGTTGGTTGGGCCATCGCCTATTATGATGGCACTACCGGTCAGATCAACAACCACTTCGTTCAGCTCCACGAGGACGGTAACGTGAGTGGTTTCGTGCCGCTGGTTATCGTCGATGTCTTCGAGCACGCCTACATGGTGGACTGGAAGGCACTTGGCCGCGCGGATTACCTGGCAGCCGTTCACAAAAACATGAACTGGGGCGTGGTGGAAGCGCGCTTCCAGGCCGCCCGGAGTGGTCAGATTTTCAAGCGCTTCTGA
- a CDS encoding CDP-alcohol phosphatidyltransferase family protein codes for MNLPNLLTLLRLFLVPVIFYALARGFFAVALVIFFAAAVTDALDGWIARHYHLQTRLGAVLDPVADKLLVVTTVITLTWLQRIPLWLTVAVISRDLLIVGGGLLYLLLIGKFTIHPTLLSKWNTALQFVVIVLVLFEASSRWRMPLLPVFVLVFVTAVASGGNMSGYGVARPLPRTGLPANHDGDPTAHSPLGRAGARNPRGVLPLSQRGGTACSVEPRG; via the coding sequence ATGAACCTGCCGAACCTGTTGACCTTGCTGCGGCTCTTTCTGGTGCCGGTAATTTTCTATGCACTGGCGAGGGGTTTTTTCGCCGTGGCATTGGTCATTTTTTTTGCGGCAGCGGTTACCGACGCGTTGGATGGCTGGATAGCCCGTCATTACCATCTCCAGACCCGTCTGGGTGCCGTTCTCGACCCGGTGGCGGACAAATTGCTTGTAGTCACGACGGTTATCACGCTGACCTGGTTGCAGCGCATTCCACTGTGGCTGACAGTCGCCGTTATCTCTCGGGACCTGTTGATCGTGGGTGGCGGTCTGCTCTACCTGCTGCTGATCGGAAAATTCACTATCCACCCGACGCTGCTGTCGAAATGGAACACCGCGTTACAATTTGTCGTCATTGTGCTAGTGCTGTTCGAGGCGTCCAGCCGCTGGCGGATGCCGCTACTGCCGGTCTTTGTCCTGGTATTCGTTACGGCCGTTGCGTCGGGGGGCAATATGTCTGGGTATGGAGTCGCAAGGCCATTGCCCAGGACAGGGCTTCCGGCCAATCATGATGGGGACCCGACAGCGCATTCTCCCCTTGGGCGTGCAGGCGCCCGCAACCCTAGAGGGGTATTACCCCTGTCCCAACGCGGCGGCACTGCGTGCAGTGTTGAACCTCGTGGCTGA
- the hda gene encoding DnaA regulatory inactivator Hda, translated as MGTRQRILPLGVQAPATLEGYYPCPNAAALRAVLNLVAEPQSLCLYLYGPGGVGKSHLLLGAAAALAGWTPYMDCGDVPHLFNRIKDFEGFSSLVAAPLLCLDNIEAWAGQRDKETFLFDLYNERMSNGRPMLLAGRAAPRFLDWALPDWASRASACLQVALRLPDDTERVAILQEMAQRRGLQIGVEAAHYLLRHHARDPSTLEGLLTVLDAGSWEHQREVTIPFIRLCLGAEKP; from the coding sequence ATGGGGACCCGACAGCGCATTCTCCCCTTGGGCGTGCAGGCGCCCGCAACCCTAGAGGGGTATTACCCCTGTCCCAACGCGGCGGCACTGCGTGCAGTGTTGAACCTCGTGGCTGAACCACAAAGCCTATGTCTTTACCTTTATGGCCCGGGCGGGGTCGGTAAAAGTCATTTGCTGCTGGGGGCGGCCGCGGCGCTTGCCGGCTGGACACCGTATATGGATTGTGGAGATGTCCCCCACCTATTCAACAGGATAAAGGATTTTGAGGGGTTCTCCAGCCTCGTGGCAGCCCCCCTGTTGTGTCTGGATAATATCGAGGCCTGGGCCGGTCAGCGCGATAAGGAAACTTTTTTATTCGACCTGTACAATGAGCGCATGAGTAATGGGCGGCCGATGCTCCTTGCCGGTCGCGCGGCACCCCGCTTCCTGGACTGGGCACTTCCCGACTGGGCCAGCAGGGCGAGCGCCTGCCTGCAAGTCGCACTGCGCCTGCCCGATGACACGGAAAGAGTGGCTATTCTGCAGGAAATGGCGCAGCGCCGGGGCCTGCAGATAGGTGTTGAGGCCGCACATTATCTGTTACGTCATCATGCTCGCGATCCCTCTACACTGGAGGGCTTGTTAACTGTGCTGGACGCCGGAAGCTGGGAGCATCAGCGAGAAGTGACCATTCCTTTCATACGCCTTTGCCTGGGTGCAGAGAAGCCATGA
- a CDS encoding YihY/virulence factor BrkB family protein, whose protein sequence is MTSGSGKMPVRRCFRQKNKALRPAPAEQNGCWQRMFYRVFRAWHGFWNDDCIDRAGLLAYTTLFGLIPLAVLGFSLWNLVGFSLLHRAQVDDLVLRSFVPQAGGAILRQVNSLAARGAQMGLFGVLGLGITAIFLLHAVERHFNAIWGVTPTCLWCRILRYMAMLVAGPLSIALILPLLGPLQPLLLYLAHIPLLPPVLGHVLTFLVVTVMMGLLYKILPSAPTRWQDVFLGGVSTAILFEISKMVLAGYLQFSTFETLYGALGAFPVFLLWLYMAWASVLFGAEVAAAGITHDDH, encoded by the coding sequence ATGACGTCGGGGTCGGGGAAAATGCCCGTGCGCCGGTGCTTTCGTCAGAAGAATAAAGCGCTGCGCCCGGCCCCTGCAGAGCAAAACGGTTGCTGGCAGCGTATGTTCTACCGGGTATTCAGAGCATGGCATGGTTTCTGGAACGATGACTGTATCGACCGCGCGGGGTTGCTGGCTTATACCACGCTCTTTGGCCTGATACCATTGGCGGTTCTCGGATTCAGCCTGTGGAACCTGGTAGGATTCAGTCTGCTCCACCGTGCTCAGGTGGATGATCTGGTTTTACGCAGTTTTGTCCCCCAGGCTGGAGGGGCGATTCTGCGTCAGGTAAACAGCCTCGCGGCGCGTGGCGCGCAAATGGGTTTGTTTGGGGTGCTGGGATTGGGCATCACCGCGATTTTTCTGCTGCATGCGGTGGAGCGGCATTTTAACGCCATCTGGGGGGTCACGCCGACCTGCCTGTGGTGCCGTATTTTGCGTTACATGGCGATGCTTGTGGCTGGTCCGCTCAGTATTGCGCTCATTCTGCCTCTCTTGGGCCCCCTGCAACCCCTGCTGCTCTACCTGGCGCATATTCCCCTGCTGCCCCCGGTTCTGGGCCATGTACTCACCTTTCTAGTGGTTACAGTGATGATGGGGCTACTCTACAAAATCCTGCCATCAGCGCCCACGCGCTGGCAGGATGTTTTTCTCGGCGGTGTGTCCACAGCCATTCTGTTTGAGATTTCAAAGATGGTGCTGGCTGGTTACCTGCAATTTTCAACCTTCGAAACCCTATATGGCGCACTCGGCGCTTTTCCCGTTTTTCTCCTCTGGTTGTACATGGCCTGGGCCAGTGTGCTGTTTGGCGCCGAAGTGGCAGCGGCGGGGATCACGCATGATGACCATTAG
- a CDS encoding YceD family protein, whose protein sequence is MFSAKASSLPIARVSVHGDRLDGDVDLRVWLRLGEALASVQAVHVCLDLVRRGQVVTADGRIELRGEIRCERCMGAMPLQLSVVVHSGLAEQESAVTALDPDLELVLAEDGVVAQQSWLEDEVLLALPMIPRCEDWKSGVCPVTGLEPSMVVK, encoded by the coding sequence ATGTTTTCCGCCAAAGCGTCCAGCCTGCCAATTGCCCGGGTATCTGTCCATGGTGACCGGCTGGATGGCGATGTCGATCTTCGCGTCTGGTTGCGCCTGGGTGAGGCGCTAGCTAGTGTGCAGGCTGTGCATGTATGCCTTGATCTGGTCCGCAGGGGGCAGGTGGTTACCGCCGATGGCCGTATAGAGTTGCGCGGTGAAATCCGCTGCGAACGCTGCATGGGTGCTATGCCCTTGCAACTTTCCGTGGTGGTACACAGCGGATTGGCAGAGCAAGAGTCTGCGGTGACCGCGCTGGACCCTGATCTGGAATTGGTACTTGCGGAAGACGGGGTTGTCGCTCAGCAAAGCTGGCTGGAGGACGAAGTGCTGCTAGCTCTGCCTATGATTCCGCGCTGCGAGGATTGGAAGTCGGGTGTTTGTCCGGTTACCGGGCTTGAGCCGTCAATGGTTGTAAAGTGA
- the rpmF gene encoding 50S ribosomal protein L32 encodes MAVPQSKTSRSRRDMRRAHDFLVTVNRSVCANCGAAKLPHHVCPECGFYKGREIVKKAVEA; translated from the coding sequence ATGGCCGTTCCACAAAGTAAAACTTCCCGTTCACGTCGTGATATGCGGCGCGCCCACGATTTTTTAGTAACGGTAAACCGTTCCGTATGCGCCAACTGCGGAGCAGCCAAACTGCCCCATCATGTATGCCCCGAATGTGGTTTCTATAAAGGTCGCGAGATCGTGAAGAAGGCGGTCGAAGCCTGA
- the plsX gene encoding phosphate acyltransferase PlsX yields MPHIAVDAMSGDSGPSTVVLAIRDLLEDHPDVIFHLVGDTVSLQTELEKAHLHRSDQVVVHHASQVVAMDETPSQALRSKRDSSMHVAISLVREGHADAVVSAGNTGALMALGKVFLRTIPGIDRPAIAAFLPTTTGRFLALDLGANVDCRPEHLLQFAVMGSILAERVMGVTRPRVALLNIGSEEIKGNEQVKEAALLLRAARLNFIGNVEGSDIYKGVADVVVCDGFVGNVALKTSEGLATMISHELRASYTHGWYGRIAYLTNRPILQRLRRRLDSRQYNGATLLGLNGIVIKSHGNADRFAFACAVKVAIAEAKHRLTLHIAEVIQENLDPTVRNSA; encoded by the coding sequence ATGCCGCATATTGCGGTAGATGCCATGAGTGGCGATTCCGGCCCGTCGACAGTGGTGCTTGCCATCCGTGATCTGCTCGAGGATCACCCCGATGTCATATTTCACCTAGTCGGTGATACGGTTTCCCTTCAGACGGAGTTGGAGAAAGCACACCTCCACCGATCGGATCAGGTCGTCGTGCACCACGCCAGCCAGGTGGTGGCAATGGATGAGACGCCGTCCCAGGCCCTGAGGAGCAAAAGGGATTCGTCTATGCATGTCGCCATCAGTCTGGTGCGGGAAGGGCACGCCGATGCTGTAGTCAGTGCAGGCAACACCGGTGCCCTTATGGCACTTGGGAAAGTGTTCCTTCGCACCATTCCCGGAATTGACCGGCCGGCCATTGCCGCTTTTCTGCCGACGACCACAGGGCGTTTCCTCGCACTGGATCTGGGTGCAAATGTGGATTGTCGCCCGGAACATCTCCTGCAGTTCGCGGTAATGGGCTCGATACTCGCTGAGCGGGTCATGGGTGTGACCAGGCCGCGCGTCGCCCTGCTCAACATCGGCTCTGAAGAGATCAAGGGCAATGAGCAGGTCAAAGAGGCGGCACTTCTGTTGCGTGCCGCCAGGCTGAATTTCATCGGCAATGTAGAGGGTTCCGATATTTACAAGGGAGTCGCGGATGTGGTGGTTTGTGACGGCTTCGTGGGTAATGTGGCGCTCAAGACCTCAGAGGGACTGGCAACGATGATCAGTCACGAACTGCGCGCCAGCTATACCCATGGCTGGTATGGGCGTATTGCTTATCTAACCAATCGTCCCATTCTGCAACGCCTGCGCCGCCGCCTGGATTCCCGTCAATACAACGGCGCCACGCTGCTGGGGTTGAACGGGATCGTCATCAAGAGCCACGGGAATGCGGATCGTTTTGCCTTTGCCTGCGCGGTGAAAGTAGCGATCGCCGAGGCCAAACATCGCCTGACCCTGCATATTGCCGAAGTGATCCAGGAGAATCTCGATCCGACGGTGCGAAACAGCGCGTGA
- a CDS encoding beta-ketoacyl-ACP synthase III has protein sequence MKPIYSRIVATGGYLPERILSNRDLEQMVETSDAWIFARTGIRSRHIAAPGEKTVDMAEAAARQALADAGLKAADLDLIIVATTTPDQIFPSTACLLQARLGNRGAPAFDIQAVCTGFIYALATADRFIRSGGARHALVVGVESMSHIVDWTDRGTCILFGDGAGAVVLSASDQPGIISTHIHADGAYADLLQVPDGEARITMQGNAVFRVAVRTLGEIVQETLAANALTPAEIDWLVPHQANIRIIQATADKLGLPMERVVTTVEHHGNTSAASVPLALDEAARRGCFQPRQRLLLEAFGGGFTWGSALLRWG, from the coding sequence GTGAAACCTATTTACAGCCGTATTGTCGCCACTGGCGGCTATCTGCCGGAACGTATTCTCAGCAACCGCGATCTGGAGCAGATGGTAGAGACCAGCGACGCCTGGATATTCGCCCGTACCGGCATCCGCTCCCGGCATATCGCAGCTCCCGGCGAAAAGACCGTAGACATGGCGGAAGCGGCAGCGCGCCAGGCACTGGCCGACGCAGGTCTGAAGGCGGCAGATCTGGACCTGATTATCGTGGCGACGACCACTCCAGATCAGATATTCCCCAGTACCGCCTGCCTGCTGCAAGCCCGCCTGGGCAACCGGGGTGCGCCGGCCTTCGACATCCAGGCGGTTTGCACCGGTTTCATCTATGCGCTGGCGACTGCCGATCGCTTCATTCGCAGCGGTGGGGCTAGACATGCGCTGGTGGTTGGTGTGGAGAGCATGTCCCATATCGTTGACTGGACGGATCGCGGGACCTGTATTCTTTTTGGGGATGGCGCCGGGGCTGTGGTACTCAGTGCTAGTGATCAACCCGGTATTATCTCCACACACATCCATGCCGACGGTGCCTATGCCGACTTGCTGCAGGTCCCCGACGGGGAGGCACGGATCACCATGCAGGGTAACGCAGTATTCCGCGTGGCGGTGCGTACCCTGGGTGAGATTGTACAGGAAACGCTCGCGGCAAATGCCCTGACACCCGCAGAAATCGACTGGCTGGTTCCACATCAGGCCAATATCCGCATTATCCAGGCGACGGCCGATAAGCTGGGCCTGCCTATGGAGCGGGTGGTGACGACGGTGGAACATCATGGTAATACTTCTGCGGCTTCGGTACCTTTAGCCTTGGATGAAGCCGCGCGACGCGGTTGTTTTCAGCCGCGGCAACGGCTTCTGCTGGAAGCATTCGGGGGTGGTTTTACCTGGGGATCAGCGCTCCTGCGTTGGGGCTGA
- the fabG gene encoding 3-oxoacyl-ACP reductase FabG, whose translation MAGSLEGQLALVTGGSRGIGQEIAHVLGRQGARVVATATTSAGAERISADLAAQGIHGAGMALDVTDDAAMSATLAQIQASHGAPAILVNNAGITRDQLLLRMKDEDWDAVMATNLRAVYRLSKLCVRDMLKARFGRIINITSIVGVMGNAGQTNYAAAKAGVAGFTRAMAREVAARQVTVNCVAPGFISTDMTEGLNEAQRDTLLQQIPAGRLGTVADVAAAVAYLASPEAGYVTGQILHVNGGMWMG comes from the coding sequence ATGGCAGGATCTTTGGAGGGCCAGCTAGCCCTGGTCACAGGTGGCAGCCGCGGCATCGGACAGGAGATCGCGCACGTACTCGGCAGGCAGGGTGCGCGGGTCGTTGCCACAGCAACGACCTCTGCCGGTGCGGAACGGATCAGTGCCGATCTGGCGGCGCAGGGTATCCACGGCGCCGGGATGGCACTGGATGTGACCGATGACGCGGCCATGTCCGCAACGCTCGCGCAGATACAGGCATCCCATGGCGCGCCGGCCATTCTGGTGAACAATGCGGGAATTACCCGGGATCAGTTGCTCCTGCGGATGAAAGATGAGGATTGGGATGCTGTCATGGCGACCAATCTGCGCGCGGTATACCGCTTGAGCAAGCTATGCGTGCGCGATATGCTCAAAGCCCGTTTTGGCCGGATCATCAACATTACTTCGATAGTCGGGGTGATGGGGAATGCCGGACAGACAAATTATGCAGCCGCCAAGGCGGGAGTCGCGGGTTTTACCCGGGCCATGGCGAGAGAGGTGGCGGCGCGGCAGGTGACCGTCAATTGTGTGGCACCAGGCTTTATCAGCACCGACATGACCGAAGGGCTGAATGAAGCGCAGCGCGATACTCTGCTGCAGCAGATTCCTGCGGGAAGGCTGGGGACGGTGGCCGATGTGGCTGCTGCAGTCGCTTATTTGGCGAGCCCGGAAGCAGGTTACGTAACCGGACAAATTCTGCATGTCAATGGCGGCATGTGGATGGGGTAA
- the acpP gene encoding acyl carrier protein, protein MDNVADRVKKVVVEQLGVNEDEVTNEASFVDDLGADSLDTVELVMALEEEFDCEIPDEEAEKIATVQQAIDYVSAHIPAKDA, encoded by the coding sequence ATGGACAATGTGGCAGATCGTGTAAAGAAGGTCGTGGTAGAGCAGTTGGGCGTTAATGAAGACGAAGTCACCAATGAGGCGTCCTTTGTTGATGATCTGGGTGCCGACTCGCTGGATACCGTGGAGCTGGTGATGGCTCTGGAAGAAGAATTCGACTGTGAAATCCCCGACGAAGAAGCGGAAAAGATCGCGACCGTGCAACAGGCCATCGACTATGTGTCTGCGCATATTCCAGCCAAAGATGCCTGA
- the fabF gene encoding beta-ketoacyl-ACP synthase II — protein MKRRVVITGLGIVSPVGVGIPAAWDSITQGRSGIGRVTRLDPAAYSSQIAGEVRGFDIGQYIPTKEARKMDLFIHYGLAAAMEAVADSGLQIGADIADRVGVSIGSGIGGLPGIESEHQVVTESGPRRISPFFIPRCIVNMVSGHVSIMYGAKGPNIAMATACSTGTHSIGEAARLIEYGDADVMIAGGAEAAVSPLGLGGFCAARALSTRNADPERASRPWDKDRDGFVLGEGAGVLILEEYEFARRRGARIYAELAGYGMSSDAYHMTQPAPGGEGAARCMRVALRNASVSPEMVGYINAHGTSTPLGDRSETDAVHTVFGEHAQRLAMSSTKSMTGHLLGAAGGVEAIFTALALYHGILPPTINLDQAGEGCDLDYVPLKARKASVKVALSNSFGFGGTNSSLVFRRIDD, from the coding sequence TTGAAGAGACGTGTAGTGATTACGGGGTTGGGGATTGTGTCGCCCGTCGGTGTGGGTATCCCCGCGGCGTGGGATTCGATAACCCAGGGACGCAGTGGTATCGGTCGGGTTACCCGCCTGGATCCTGCCGCCTACAGTTCCCAGATTGCAGGAGAAGTCCGTGGCTTCGATATTGGTCAGTACATTCCGACCAAGGAAGCCCGCAAGATGGATTTATTTATCCATTACGGCCTCGCGGCGGCCATGGAAGCGGTGGCAGACTCTGGTTTACAGATTGGAGCGGATATTGCAGATCGGGTGGGCGTATCCATCGGCAGTGGTATTGGCGGTCTGCCGGGCATCGAGTCCGAGCATCAGGTCGTCACGGAAAGCGGCCCCCGCCGGATCTCGCCGTTCTTTATTCCTCGTTGCATCGTCAATATGGTGTCGGGGCACGTTTCCATCATGTATGGCGCCAAAGGGCCCAACATCGCCATGGCGACGGCATGTTCCACTGGCACACATTCCATCGGCGAGGCGGCGCGGCTCATCGAGTATGGCGACGCCGATGTCATGATTGCCGGCGGAGCTGAGGCGGCTGTCAGCCCTTTGGGGTTGGGTGGGTTTTGTGCGGCGCGGGCGCTCTCTACGCGCAACGCCGATCCTGAGAGAGCGAGCCGCCCCTGGGATAAGGATCGGGATGGTTTCGTGCTGGGCGAGGGCGCGGGCGTTCTCATTCTCGAAGAATATGAATTTGCCCGGCGTCGTGGCGCACGGATCTACGCAGAGTTGGCCGGCTACGGCATGAGCTCCGATGCTTACCATATGACCCAACCCGCCCCGGGTGGGGAAGGTGCCGCCCGTTGCATGCGGGTTGCACTGCGTAACGCCTCGGTGTCGCCCGAAATGGTGGGGTATATCAACGCGCACGGGACATCCACCCCGCTGGGAGATCGGTCGGAGACCGATGCGGTACATACCGTATTCGGCGAACACGCGCAGCGATTGGCCATGAGTTCCACCAAGTCGATGACAGGCCATCTTCTGGGTGCCGCGGGGGGGGTGGAAGCCATTTTTACGGCGCTCGCGCTTTATCACGGCATTTTGCCGCCCACGATCAATCTGGATCAGGCCGGCGAGGGCTGTGACCTGGATTATGTGCCCCTCAAAGCGCGAAAAGCATCCGTAAAAGTTGCTTTAAGCAACTCCTTTGGATTCGGCGGCACCAATAGTTCGCTGGTTTTCCGCCGTATCGACGACTGA
- the pabC gene encoding aminodeoxychorismate lyase encodes MDGNPLVAAGACDAALDRALHYGDGLFETIAVIKSVPLFWEAHLARLGRGAAILNIPAPPPEVWRKDLRTALDAIPAQPRLLLKLTLGRGPGPGYGSAGAGPPRRYLWLSQWPERNPHYWNPGISAATCEVALLTGAPYLGVKSLNRLNQVMARDALAPEYAEGVMLDQSGLLREGIMSNLFWVTAGVVHTPELENGGIAGVQRAAILAWLQAHGVPTRLGYWPLTMLQDADEIFFSNSLIGVWPVRYFMGRELPGHDGPITSVLLTWTREMGLGLQP; translated from the coding sequence ATGGATGGAAATCCCCTCGTGGCGGCGGGGGCGTGCGATGCCGCCCTGGACCGTGCGTTACATTACGGCGACGGGCTTTTTGAAACCATTGCGGTGATCAAGAGCGTTCCCCTGTTTTGGGAGGCGCATCTGGCGCGACTCGGGCGTGGCGCGGCTATTCTGAATATTCCGGCACCTCCTCCAGAAGTCTGGCGCAAAGATTTACGGACGGCGCTGGATGCTATCCCGGCACAGCCGCGCCTTCTCCTTAAACTGACCCTCGGTCGTGGACCAGGGCCGGGGTACGGCAGCGCTGGCGCTGGCCCTCCCCGACGCTATCTGTGGTTATCCCAGTGGCCGGAGCGAAACCCGCACTACTGGAACCCGGGCATCTCCGCCGCAACCTGCGAGGTCGCCTTGCTCACCGGCGCACCGTATCTCGGCGTCAAATCCCTCAATCGTCTGAACCAGGTTATGGCCCGGGATGCGCTAGCCCCTGAATATGCCGAAGGGGTCATGCTGGATCAGTCGGGACTGTTGCGCGAGGGCATCATGTCCAATCTGTTTTGGGTAACGGCTGGTGTTGTCCATACTCCGGAACTGGAAAACGGCGGCATTGCTGGTGTTCAGCGGGCCGCTATTCTGGCATGGTTGCAGGCGCATGGTGTGCCGACCCGCTTGGGCTACTGGCCACTGACGATGCTTCAGGATGCTGACGAAATATTTTTCAGCAACAGCCTTATCGGTGTCTGGCCGGTGCGCTACTTCATGGGGCGAGAATTACCCGGACATGACGGGCCTATAACATCCGTCCTCCTCACATGGACTCGGGAAATGGGTCTGGGGCTACAACCGTGA
- the mltG gene encoding endolytic transglycosylase MltG, with protein MTRRRMAVLLVLLTVLFSVGFYGIGMYWPETLPAKGVTVPIPLGASDAQSITSLARSGVLPYPRLFHLAWALAGRPAMQAGLYEFRGSVNQEQVLHRLIAGQSTPLNLLIVPGWRLQDVVREIRDSAPYLNRRDLPQEEGVATRLAHLGIGAEGSAEGWLFPDSYRYVPGTTALSVLRRAYVRMQHELQALWAGRAPGLPLHDPYQALILASIVQKEGAPPAEQAHIAAVFLNRLRHGMPLQSDPTVIYALGGRYAGLLTAQEMRVDSPYNTYLHAGLPPTPIAMPGFTSLMAVLHPADSTDLYFIAQGDEYHYSESYAQHLKQIRRYLQHAGGAVQ; from the coding sequence GTGACCCGCAGACGTATGGCGGTTCTGCTCGTTCTTCTGACCGTATTATTTTCTGTCGGATTTTACGGCATCGGCATGTATTGGCCGGAAACTCTACCGGCGAAGGGGGTGACGGTCCCTATCCCCCTTGGTGCCAGTGATGCGCAGAGTATCACCAGTCTGGCGCGTTCCGGGGTGTTGCCATATCCGCGACTGTTTCATCTGGCTTGGGCTCTAGCCGGGCGTCCGGCCATGCAGGCCGGACTGTATGAGTTCAGGGGCAGCGTTAACCAGGAACAGGTGCTGCACCGCTTGATTGCCGGTCAGTCCACGCCCCTTAATCTGCTGATTGTGCCGGGCTGGCGTTTGCAGGACGTGGTCCGGGAAATACGGGACAGTGCCCCCTACCTCAACCGGCGTGATCTGCCTCAGGAGGAAGGGGTGGCAACGCGCCTGGCGCACCTGGGCATCGGCGCAGAGGGCAGCGCAGAGGGCTGGCTTTTCCCGGATAGCTACCGTTACGTGCCGGGCACCACGGCGCTGAGTGTACTGCGGCGCGCCTACGTGCGCATGCAGCACGAATTGCAGGCCCTGTGGGCCGGGCGCGCTCCCGGACTGCCGCTTCATGATCCCTACCAGGCGCTGATTCTGGCTTCCATCGTACAAAAGGAGGGGGCGCCCCCCGCAGAGCAGGCGCATATTGCGGCCGTGTTTCTCAATCGCTTGCGGCACGGGATGCCTTTACAATCCGATCCTACCGTGATTTATGCTTTGGGCGGGCGCTATGCCGGGCTTTTGACGGCACAGGAGATGCGTGTGGACAGCCCTTATAACACCTATCTGCATGCCGGGTTGCCGCCTACACCCATTGCGATGCCGGGATTCACCAGTCTGATGGCCGTGCTGCATCCGGCGGACAGTACCGACCTCTATTTCATTGCTCAGGGAGATGAGTACCATTATTCTGAGAGTTACGCGCAACACCTCAAGCAGATACGACGTTATCTCCAGCATGCCGGAGGAGCGGTTCAGTGA
- the tmk gene encoding dTMP kinase gives MKATTRKSGFFLTLEGIEGAGKSSALPVLAELCRQQGYAVEVTREPGGGPLGEALRTIFLDDSLHLDADEELLLLYAGRRDHWRTRIAPALAAGKVVISDRYEDSTYAYQSGGRGVPAAHIAALARWAGITRRPDLTFWFDIAPELGAARICGRRPDRLEQEDQAFFSRARAVFAERCAAEPQRIWRVDASLPLPMVHDAVRARLAACLAAFYS, from the coding sequence GTGAAGGCGACCACACGGAAGAGCGGATTTTTTCTTACCCTGGAGGGTATTGAAGGTGCGGGGAAGAGCTCAGCCCTGCCGGTGCTGGCGGAACTTTGCCGCCAGCAGGGTTACGCCGTTGAAGTTACCCGGGAACCGGGCGGAGGCCCACTTGGCGAGGCGTTGCGCACCATTTTTCTGGACGATAGCCTGCATCTGGATGCGGACGAGGAACTGCTTCTGCTCTATGCCGGACGTCGGGATCACTGGCGGACACGTATCGCGCCTGCGCTGGCCGCCGGAAAGGTGGTCATCAGTGATCGCTATGAAGACTCCACTTATGCTTATCAGAGTGGCGGAAGGGGGGTCCCTGCCGCGCACATCGCGGCGCTGGCGCGCTGGGCGGGGATCACCCGCCGTCCAGACCTGACGTTTTGGTTCGATATAGCGCCGGAGTTGGGTGCAGCACGTATCTGCGGGCGCCGTCCGGATCGGCTGGAACAGGAAGATCAGGCCTTTTTCAGCCGCGCCAGGGCGGTCTTTGCGGAGCGTTGCGCGGCCGAACCACAAAGAATCTGGCGCGTCGATGCGAGCCTGCCTCTGCCGATGGTGCATGATGCTGTGCGGGCAAGGCTCGCCGCCTGCCTGGCGGCCTTTTATTCATGA